The nucleotide window cttttaaaatagaatCCACCTGGCCTCATTTCCATAGCCAGGAAGTAGGCCATGGAATCAGGGGTTTAGAAAGCATCTTTGAATCCAGGTCATGACACTTGTGCTAGCAGCTGATATGGGTGTGAAAAGCCACTtgggagagcaggggacagcagaggctgcaaaaaatccaatttgattttttctgGGGAGATAGGCCTGGGAGGGGATGTAATTTTGAATTATCAGTGTGAATGAAATGGATTTAAATCTATTTCTGAGCACATAAGCAGGGTCACTTTGGGAACATCTGCCAGCTCTGAAGATCAACAGCCCAGGTTCTACAGTTCCTCATTTGTGTAACTATCTGCAGGTGTATTCAGCCATAGCCAGGCATGGGGGGAGCATTAGCAGGTGTGGAGAAGTGATTTCCTCATGTTGAAATGCAagcccagcctcagctgctgttAACTGGCACCTGTGTGTGTAAACAAacccctgtgtcacccctgaGATATTTGTTCATGTTACAAAGGCTGACGCAAACTCTCTACACAGATGACAAATAGGTCAGATTTGCTAGAAACGTCATTGAGTCCTCCTCATCTTGTGGTGCAGAAATATCATTTGCTTGTCTGCCTTGCCAATAttattccttctttcccctGCTTGGTGTCATCTCCCATCCCACTGTAAATATCGAGGCTTTTCATTTTATAGGATTAAAGTctgcctgtttgttttttttctccccatgttTGTCTTCCCCTGTTCAGCCTTGACCAGTGGTGTAAGCAGGAAGAGTGGATCTATCCCCAGCTGAGAGAAGAGGCTTGAAGCAAATAGCTTGTCCTTTCCTGGGGCACATTCCAGTGCGGTGGAATTTGGTCTTTCACACACATGGTGCCAGGATTGTCAGAGTGATGGACTGCTTTTATGGCTTCTTGATAAACTGTCTATGACATGATTGCTTGTCACTGCAAGTCTTAAGCTGTCACTCCTCAGCTGGTATTCAGATAATTGGACACAGGAAGAGCTAATTAATAAGTAGGCAACTTTTCCTTCCTAAGCACCTCATGCTGCTCTACAATGTTAGGACCCAGCATCTTTCAGAAAGGAACACAGGtcttctgaaatttctttattcctttaattttcacAATAATTCTGTAGTTTCTGGTTATACCATCTGTTGCCCTGAGTCTTGATTAAAAGCCTTGGCAGACATGTGATAGTCAGCAGATCTTTGTATCAGCTCTAACATAAGCCAACTGCAGAACAACAGAACCAAGCAGTAAAAAATGTACCTTCCTTAACATTCAGGCTCAGCACCTTGGGCTTTCCTCATCTGCTGTCACAACTGGGCTGAAAGAAGGGGCACACTCATTTCTGGCAGCAGAGAAGTTTCAACAGAGGCCTGATCCATCACCAAATGACAAACCTATTGATAGCATCTGCCAGAGCAGAACATAACCAGAACAGCAGGTGGGAGAACAGACTGCCATTGTAggttgaagatttttttcagtaactcaaagcttttctctttatGGGGCCTTGACTGACTGTGATTTCCTGCTTATTCATATAATATGATCACAATTTTCTACTTAAGAGGCCCTGCCTTGAAGTCAGGCTCTGGAATAATCACCAGGAAGTCTGTCTTTCTCAGAAACTGGAAGGGTTATTTTCTAACTTGAAGAGATGccttaatttttcattagaaaagtTGAGATAGAAATAGAGACACCTAAGACAGTTTACTGTCATATCCCCCCCTTTACATCAAACAGCTCAGGTGTCACTGAGTCTTAGGACCCTTTTCCATTTGATTGTGTCCAAATAGCTTATGAAGAGTGACATATTTTAGAGCACAACCTCAGTCTTCCTGGGTATTTGTTTGTGGTTTAAATACTGAATATCAGCCGAAGTCCCCACAACATCTGGGTACATTTAACAGAAGAATCTAACACAGCCACATTTAATTGCTCCATGTTTTCACTTCCTTTCCCATCAACACTAATTGCAAAATATGTGTGTAAATTGTGACTTAATTCTGACCCTCACAGTCAACATCTGACTAATTTAGAATTCTCTTATGCTTTCTCGTCACCCTTTTATGTGACTGTTAATCACACAGCAGACAGTTCCTCTGCTGCACTGTTTGGATAGGGGTGGGACCCAATCTGAAGCTTTACACTAGAATCTCAGATCATATTGACTTTACTGGCAACAGCCCATTTTACTGACATGAGGCTACAGACACAGGAGCTGCACTTGATACAAAGATGTAATTACAACAGAAACCTGGGTCCCTAAGCTAAGTTACAGCAACCAGCTCTTAACAGTGCAGCGGGTTTAGAGCATTTCTGGCAGAAGAAATAGGTTTTTAGCAGtagcagagaaagaaagtaTGCTATTTGAAGAAAGACAGATATTCCTGAATGGTGAAAGTGTGTGTGAGGAGGTATGCAAATGCCAACATGAGGAAACTAAGGAGTGCACGCTTTTGCTCAAATCCTTGCTTTGTTTGGCTTCAGACACATGGGTGTTCACTGAAGCGAGATGTTTAGATACAGATACGTATGTGAGGCTCTGACTTGGGTCACACTTGGGCTGAAACCTGATGATCAGCAATTTCCTGGATGATACAAATAGGATGTTGAAGGTGGAATTTGTTTACCCAtcaagggaaagggaaaagtgcTATGCTTAAGCCAGAGCATGCAGCCTTCAGCAAGGCAATTAGAACAGTGCTTGGCAAATCTCATAATTCCCACAGCCACTGCAAGTGCTCTCAGGAATACACAGAGTCCCATGGCATGGGCAGGCAGGACCCAGGACACTGTTGCTCATCCAGCCTCAGAGTGACTTGCTGCAGTTACCCATCTCCAGGGTCCCTTTGCTGCCAAGGATGTCAGTGAACAGGAATTGCAGCTGCACATTGCCTCAGCAGAGACATTTGTTCAGAGCACTCATGTGGCAAAACAAGCAACTACTTGAACAGGAAGCAGTTTAAGCAGTTTACCTGATTGTATTTCCTCTCTCTTTGATAACTCAACTGGGCCTGCTGACTCAGAATTCTTTCCAGGGTGAATTCCTTCTTGCTCCTCCTAGCACTTGCTGTAAGGATATTTCCTCCTTACAAGCCTCTCCTTTTCTGCCCCCACCTCTACAGGAATGCTGAGAAGAGAGACATAGATGTAACAGCCAACTTTCAGTGCAAAAAGCTCACTAATGCATTAACCTCAGTGGCCTGAACCTCTTCACCACAAGTGCCCAGGCAGCTCAGTCTAATGCtgatcctgctgcaggagcacacGCCTGACTGAAAGGGTCATTATGGCTTAAAAGAGTAATCAGAAAGGATTTAGAAACACCAAGTTGATTCTTCACATAATATTGTTTTGGCAATGGTGGCTGCATGCAGAAACTAAACTGTTGCCTGAAGCCCAATGCCaatccttttattttgcatctCGTGTGAGCAATTCATGAGCAGCAATGACCAGCAGGGCTCACCCTGTCCCATCTGGAAAGGGCTTGGGCAGAGGAGGGGGTATGAGGCCAAACCCACAACAGCTGAGCTCTGGTCCCAGGGCAGTGTCACATGCTATGTAAGCTGCTTGAGCTGCTGGTCTCTGCTTCAGTATTTCAGCCAATAAGTTAGCAGGTAGTTTACAGTCTTTTGAAAGATGTGGGCAACTACAAAGTATATTTCTGTAGCAGAAATAATCATATGTGCTCTGAAAAGTGGGCCCTTTCAGGATATTCCTGCACCTTGACTTTTCTCCCTCTGACGCTGCAGTAGAACTCTGCTGTACCCACTGAACTGTCCTCCTCCCCATACCCTTACAACTTCTCAGCGTGCCTTCTTCTGTGCACCTCCCACAGATGAGTATTTCTGAACAAGTTTCTCATGTATAACATTTTGAGTTTTGCTTTCAGTGCCTGTATCCCAGAGCCATTAAACACGAGCCATTCCTCTCCAGCCTGACTCCATAAGCAAACTATTAAGATATTCAGCTGGTGTTAGGGAAAGCTCTGAAACATCCTCTAATGTTACAGTCAGGGTCTCCTCTTACCCAAGGACAAGGCCAGCTCTCTCTGCACTTCCACATTCTGCACATTCCCTAGCTCAGGGGCTGGCTTCAGCtctggccaggagctgctctcatGTTCCCCAGTGCAGCCCTTGGCTCCTGGGTGTCCCACACCTGTCAGAGGGACTTGCCTTCTCCTGGAAATAGCCTCCCTCACAGCATTTGAGGCATTGCACAATTGCAGGCAGTTCATTTGATGCTCCTGGGAGACAGCACTGAGAGGCTCAGCTGTTCATTTCTTGCCCTCCCACAACACATGAGAAAGAGAGTACTCAACAGAAAAAGTCCATCTGCTGATTCATGGTAACACAggactcctttttttcttgcaaactGGCTGTGCTACAAATAATACTCCAGCTGATGCAGTCAAGAGCTCCCTGGAGACACGATAAAGAATTTGGGGTGgatttctaaaagaaaacaaaaacaaaaccacaggctttccctctgcctttggGCTCATGCAGGGTGCCCAGCAGGATACAGGATGGAGGGGAAaccctcctgccacagcaccCCTTCTGCACTGTAgctgcctcctgtgctgctctgcagcctgtcaCCCCCAGTGACACCTTCCATTTCTTGTATTAGCCAGGAGCTGGTATGCACATGTGCTCAGGCCCCTGCTATGATGAACATTTTTCATCAGTGAAACAATCAGACCCTGCTACACAGAAATCACCAGATCAGAAAAGCCAGAGGACCTTTTTCTCCACAAGCTGTTTTGCTCCATGAAACTAACATTCAAGCTCTTTAATCATGCAATGGACTTACTTTTTTTCACAGATCTGTGCATTTAACTTGACTCTTAACATCTATGTCTTTGAGAAGTAGTGTCTAGCAACTGATTGCACCATCTACCTGGTTCACAAGACATGGAagagccaggaaaaaaagactttcaGTCCTGCAAGGGCCAAAGCCTTAGGACATGAATGGGCTAAATGACTCTGACTTGGTCTAGTCCATCCACGGTCCTGTCTCCAGTGAGCTGGTGCTTCAGCAGTCAGCTTCAGATGTCAGACAGCACCCTTTGCCTAAATGGagattggttttgttttctccttgccATACAAGGGCTATACCAGGGACAGACCACACCCACTTTTAACAGTTCCATGCAGATGTTCCAAGAAGGTTTTAAAGCATCACAGACTTGTTGTCTTGAAATTCACTCTGCACCATGACTCAGACTGGGCAGCATAGACGGAACATTGCAGTTCTTCATCCACTCACTGGGTCAGCCAGAGGCCACGGGTTGTCTTGGGAAAAGTTTCAAAGCATCATTTTGGCTACTGATTCTGAGAATTTCCAGAAACATTAATGAGACCCAGCACAAGTCCAAGCATGCACAAGTCCTGTTCTCATTGTAGGGGAATCCACAGCAGACCAAGAAGGAAACACCAGCACTCTGCTAAGCCCTATGCTTGAGGGGAGCTCTGCAGCTACACCAGCTCcacagtttgttgtttttttgggttttttgtttgtttttttttttttaagaatgctACAGAGTGCAACTGGGTAATCCATATGCTCCTTAGCAAGGCTCTACACTTCCCTATAGGCCTCCTTGCACTAATCCTTCtttggctgtgccagggagatGCTGTTCTGTACAGCTCAGCCTCGTCAGTCACTGAGTGATTGCTCCAGTAGACAGAAGCCTGGCCACTGCAGGCAATTCCATCTGCAGCCCTTTGTATTTACACCTGTAGCCTCTGCTGTTGCCATAACAGCTTCCTTGGGCACTGTTTATATATAAGTGACTGGATTCTTCTTAAGCGCAGCTTTAGGAGTCATCAAGTAAAGCTCAAATGTCTCATAAATGTTCCATCTTTAACAGGGTGAACAACTCAAGGGGATGCCTAGCAAGGGCTAATGAGGTGCTTTAGAAAAACTGCAAGATCTGGATTTTTCAGCTGGTTTCCAGTGACTGCAGTTACTGGAGCACAGTTACAGCATTTAGCCCAAGATACCTCATGAGCCAGGGTGGGGGCCAGGTTTGGGGGCACTCACAGGCTGGCCCTGGGTAGAGTGCTCAGGGGGGTTGCCTGGTTGGGGTCACTCTGTCATCCTTTCTGGCAGAGCAGAGATACAAAGATGTACTCCAGTGAGCAGCACCTCTAAGATCAGTCTGGTTCTTACATTTAAGTCTCCCCTTCTTTGACCACAGTGAGGGAGGTGCAAAACTTACCAGATACTTCACTCTCTTCCAGATACAACATCCCAATAGGCCTGCATGCCAACCTCTCCGAGGGCTCCCCTGTATGTGAGGTGCTCAAGACAAAGTCTTCTCTGCTCAACCAAGAtggatttttccatggaaaaatggGATTCAGAACAGCTCTGTCAAAAGGTCTCCTGAATATGTCAGAGGTAGGAGAAAGCCACATACAGCTGTACAGCTTGCCTTCCTGATACAAATCAGCCTGCATTTATCCCAGCACATAACAGCTGAGGATCTTTCCCAGATCCCAGCTGTGAGCAGGCTTAGAGATGAATCCTGCCTGTGCAGCTTGAGCTGGCTTTTAGGTCCTGGGCCTCATTCTGCCAAAGGTTCTGCAGCCTTTGAGAACCCATTCCTTCCTGATTCAGTGTCTGTATATactgttaaatatttatctgaGGAGGTAGAAGGGGCATTGGAACAGGTATTTACAAAGAACCTAGAGATCAGTAAAGACAGAAAAGTCCTAAGTAAGCACCAGGCTTTTCATCAGCTTGTGAGAGGTTTTGGTTCTCTAGGGAGATGTTTGGTTTTGCCCCATGAGCAAGGATGAACATGTTCAGATGATCAAAACTGCACccattttaaacagaaatggGCGTTCAAATATCCTATGTATTTAGAACATCCCCATCAGCAGTACCACAAAGAGCCCCATGCTCAGGGGAGGCTCTgggcagcccagcagtgctgcagatcCCTGTACCAccacagcacctgctgcttcccagagccaggtcctggctcctgcccagtgaggtcccagcagctccatcatTCCCCTGCTCTCAGCCTCTGCCAGGTCTTGCTCTGACCCTTTTCTGCTGCACAGGTGAAGCAGGAGCTAAAGGCCCAGGTGGAGCTGTTCCATGAGCTGACAGGTCACCTACCTCCTCACATGGATGGGCACCAGCATGTCCATGTTCTCCCAGGTAAGAAGGAAATCTTCCCAGCACCAAGCAGGTGAGAGAGTCAGCTCAGAGGGGACtccccctgccacagctcccttTATGGGCAATAACCCCACCATGAGACACCTGCTGGCAGTTGCAGTTTGAATGTTCCCACATGACCCCACAGTCCTGTGCAGACCCAAACTCTTCTTGGAGGCCTGGGTCTTCCCATAGCAGCACCAGGGCATTAATGGCACAAATGGTCCTGGTTACACCTCTTCCTCCAAGGAGCAATAATTCTCCTCAGCATCTTAATTCCATGTTCTCACCCACATTGAAGGAGGCAGACCAAAGTCAGCAGCAGACTGGCCAGTTTAAACTGGAGTGCTGGAGCTTGCAATAGCTGGTGGCTCTTTCAGATCCTACAAGAACTCCATCCTGTCTGTTGTGTTCCCACACCAGTCCCTGTCTGCAGGTCTAAGCCGTAGAGATGAGCAAGGATCTTTTGTCCTTGTTTTACAAATAAAGTCACTGTGGTACACAGATGGAAAATGGAGTGAGAAAAGAATCCAGTTTTTCCCATTCCACTATTAACTGCCTCCGGATAACATTGCTCTGGCTGTACAAGGACTTGATGAAGAATTTGTTCCTGACAGTGCAGACCTCAGGTGCACTCTAAGACCAGAGTCACTCACTTAGAAGGGGGGCTAGACTAAAGGCTCAGTGCTGAAAGGAAGACAAGGCACCTACAGCAGAAGTTCAGGGAGAAATGTTTCCAGTATAGCAGGTGACTCTCATACAGATGGATTTCAGCAGAAGATAAAccaaatggaattttattttcatagaaagGAAAGAAGCCTCTGTGCTAACAGCTTGCAGGGGACTTGAGAAGGTGGTTATCCACTCCTGACTGCAGACTCTGGTTTTGCTTACAGAGGTCAGGCATGTATTTGCAGAGGTGTTAGAGGAATATGGGATTAAGTACACACGTGTCCCAATAGAGCCAGGCCTTCATAAATGTGACTGGATTCCACCATCCCTGATGGACTTCTACCTGGGAGTAGAGGAAGATTCTTTTAACACAGTGGATGTGTTTACAAAGCATGGAATAAGGTAAGACAGGTATTAGTCATCCTTTTTTTGTAGTAAAACATTAAGATTTTATCAGTTCCTGATAGTATCTTTCAAAACTGGAACACcacctttctctttcctcttaGGACTTAGAGAGAGTTTCAGGAGGAGCACAAAAGTGCCAGGGGCACAAGGGCTTAGAAAGTTTTGTTTGAACAGAGATGAGTCACTTTCCACTTGAAAAGGAATGTTATTTTCAGGGTATGCTTCTCAGCCTTTCTAGTGAAGCTGCATCAGCCTGGCAGTTGGAATGTCAGGAGAAATGCTGCATCAATGCTGGAATTTTAGAAGTATTATCTAAGGAAAATGCAACTAAATTTTCATCTTCCTGTCATAGTACAGAAAGGGTTTTAAGTAGCAGGAAAGAGACTGATTAGAAGCAGGTATTTGTTAGGGGGAAGCAATAAGCTCTGAGAGGTGACAGTACCACAGCAGGTGATCACTGCTGTAAGCAGAGCCTTGTCAGTGTCTTGCATCTCAGGGGCCAAACCCAGAAAGCTCAGCCCTTTCCCCAATAAAATCCTTCTCTTAAAAGTTTAGTCAGTGTTTTGTGTGTTAAAGGCCCTTGCAGTCACCTGTCCTTTGGTACAGATGTCATTACATCCTCAGTCCACtggaaacattattttctgggaattttttttcttaaatctgttgTTCTGAACACCAGCAGCAGGCTGGTCTTTCTCCCTTCTCAACAAGAGCTGAGCTGGACTCTTCTGTGATCATTCAGGTAACGACTCCAGCCTTGATTTCTTCCAAAACCATTTTTATTCTGCCCTGACATGCAGTGGCTCAACTCTCCTGGACTCGTTCATGCCACACTCAGAACTGACACTCGCAGCCAGACTTGAACAAAGAATTGCGTGAAGCGAAGAAACAGGGTGTAGGTGGTATCGTCTAGATGGTCATTTTGTCCATTTATTATGGCTTTCTGATACATTCTGGCAGAAGGATTCTTTAACTGGGTGGTtgccattttatttcagttatttcagtttCTACTTAGCTGAGGGGTTATTATTCAGGCTTAAGTTATTTCTATAGTGTGGCATTTCTCAGTTTAgcactgcttttcccttttgggACAATAAAATATACCTGTAAGCTCACAGATGCCAAACACCCCATGTGCCATCAcacagtgctggggctgtgctgggcctTGCTGTCTTGTAGAACTGCTGCTTGAAATAGGATCCTGGTTTCAGTCAGGAAATGTTCTGgttttacttttgtttatagttaaaagttaaaaaaaccatgAGTTTTTTTCTATCTTAAATTTTAGGTAAATTTTGATTCCTAATCCAATGATTGTAACACAATTCTCTACCTACCTCTCTAGCATTAACAGCTGTGTTCCCTCCTCTGGCTGCAGGTGGCCAGACATTTACATAGGCCTGAGCACCATGGGCAGGAACATGTCTGTCAGCAGCATCCGGAGCGCCATCGACAGCGCCGTCCTGCAGCTCACGGCCAAGGCACCGCAGAGCAGCACAGTGACCATCGAGCTGATGGTGCACCCAGGGTACCCCAGTGTCCCCCCCGCCGGCGGCTGTGGGCAAGGACCAGATGATTTCTCACAGTCCTGGGAACGCCTCCATGAACTCCAGACATTAATTAAGCCGGAGCTGCAGAGCCATTACAAAAGCAGGAACATTCAGCTGTGTTCATTCAAAGATCTTTAAATAAATGAGCAGGCAgacatccatccatccatccatccatccatccatccatccatccatccatccatccatccatccatcctctgAAGACAGGCAGTTGCAAGTGTCCAGAGAAGCCACATCACTGTTCTCAGGGTCACAGGCCCTGGTCCAGCTCACAGGAGCTGTGAATGGCCTGGGAATGGACACCATCACCCTGTGAGCAGTGCCCcagagccccagctgcaggTTTAAGACCACAATGTCTGCTCAAAATGTGCCAAACTCCTTCTGTGACACGCCCTCCACAGCGCCCCAGTGCAGCACACGCTCCCAGGATGCAGCTCCAGCAAAGGAGCAGCACGAGGACAGACTTGGCTGTGagacactgcagcacagcaccctGAGGAGTCTGATCATTTCCCCTTCAGACTTGATGGCAAAACAAGAactgtgctggggagcaggtGCTGCTTTGGAGCAGCCACTCAATGTCGGTCACCCACTGGATACCTGCAGCACTTGGTTCTCTGAAAGCAGCCAGTCCCTGCCCCTCCACTCGTACCTGTACACCCATGGTGAGGGGTGCAGGGACATTTCACCCTCAGAGCCTTCCTCTGCTTAGAGCAGTCAGGTCACACACGGCCCAGTGGGGTCTGCAGCCACCTGGGAGCCATCTCAGCTGGCAGGAATTGTGTTTCTGCCTGTTTACGTTGCCTCTTGGCATTAAGCCCCCCCTAGGAAAGTAACATCAGCCACAGCCCTTTTGGAGAGGCTTCTTATTTTTGGGATGACTTTGCAGGAGCAGCAACTGTTGACCCATCTGCTATTTTAGTAACTGCTGTGTAtgagagcag belongs to Parus major isolate Abel chromosome 15, Parus_major1.1, whole genome shotgun sequence and includes:
- the YDJC gene encoding carbohydrate deacetylase, with product MLQVKLIVTGDDFGYCPRRNQGIVDCFLAGAISNVSLLVNGSAAADAAKLARRYNIPIGLHANLSEGSPVCEVLKTKSSLLNQDGFFHGKMGFRTALSKGLLNMSEVKQELKAQVELFHELTGHLPPHMDGHQHVHVLPEVRHVFAEVLEEYGIKYTRVPIEPGLHKCDWIPPSLMDFYLGVEEDSFNTVDVFTKHGIRWPDIYIGLSTMGRNMSVSSIRSAIDSAVLQLTAKAPQSSTVTIELMVHPGYPSVPPAGGCGQGPDDFSQSWERLHELQTLIKPELQSHYKSRNIQLCSFKDL